A window of the Paenibacillus woosongensis genome harbors these coding sequences:
- a CDS encoding 3-hydroxyacyl-CoA dehydrogenase/enoyl-CoA hydratase family protein, which translates to MFKPITTAAVIGSGIMGSGIAAQLANVGISCLLLDIVPTQLTETEAAKGLTLEEPAVRSRLASSAIKQLAKTKPAPLYDERFAKRITPGNLEDDLHRISGVDWVIEVVVENLEVKRKLLSDIERYWRPGVVVSSNTSGISINEMTEGRSEDFRRHFLGTHFFNPPRYMKLLEIIPGENTDPGVVARMTEFAERKLGKTVVQAKDTPNFIANRIGTYGLLVTLREMIAKGLSVEEVDAVTGPAMGRPKSATFRTLDLVGLDTFVHVASNVFEHAANEQERAVFAIPNVLKELVAQGRLGEKSGQGFYKKVKGSEGSQILALDLDSMEYRPVRKPASGSLEAAKLAKGAKAKTKALLAGGDRYADFAWDVLKQVLLYSAEKVGEIADSIREIDEAMKWGFNWELGPFETWDAVGLPRSVARMEAEGLSIPAWVKDWLAQGNETFYKKESGVLFQASGLKYKQVDIPPERISLRELKEQNKVVKANSGASLIDLGDGVACLEFHSPNNAIGGDILAMISQSVEEVRRNFAGLVIANQGRNFCVGANLMLLLMEAQDEEWDEIDDIIRLFQSTMYNLKRFEKPVVAAPHRMTLGGGVEACMPADQVIAAAETYYGLVEAGVGLIPAGGGCKELALRASRHAGADGDLQPQLNRAFETIGMAKVSSSGHDAKTLGYLKEHDRVVVNPDYLIHEAKQAVLRMSAAGYEPPQEELIRVAGSEGKAVLQMGAIGMRESRYISDHDLLIAKKLAHVLAGGDVPPGSYVSEQFMLDLEREAFLSLCGEPKTRQRMQHMLATGKPLRN; encoded by the coding sequence ATGTTCAAACCGATTACAACTGCGGCCGTCATCGGCTCCGGAATTATGGGCTCGGGGATTGCAGCGCAATTGGCGAATGTGGGAATATCGTGCCTTCTGCTGGATATCGTTCCGACACAGCTCACCGAGACCGAAGCCGCAAAGGGGCTGACGCTGGAGGAACCGGCTGTACGAAGCCGGCTTGCCTCGTCGGCCATCAAGCAGCTGGCAAAGACCAAACCGGCGCCGCTCTATGACGAGCGCTTCGCCAAACGGATTACCCCCGGAAATCTGGAGGATGATCTTCACCGCATTTCTGGCGTGGACTGGGTGATCGAGGTCGTTGTCGAGAATCTGGAGGTCAAGCGGAAGCTGCTCAGCGATATCGAGCGGTATTGGCGGCCCGGCGTTGTCGTCAGCTCCAACACATCCGGGATTTCGATCAACGAGATGACGGAGGGGCGGTCAGAGGACTTCCGGCGTCATTTCCTCGGGACGCATTTCTTTAATCCACCGAGGTATATGAAGCTGCTGGAGATTATCCCCGGAGAGAACACAGATCCCGGCGTAGTGGCCCGGATGACCGAATTTGCGGAAAGGAAGCTCGGCAAGACGGTCGTCCAGGCCAAGGATACGCCGAATTTCATCGCCAATCGGATTGGAACATATGGGCTGCTCGTTACGCTGCGGGAAATGATTGCGAAGGGGCTGTCGGTGGAAGAGGTCGATGCCGTGACCGGTCCGGCGATGGGGCGGCCGAAGAGCGCGACATTTCGCACGCTCGATCTGGTCGGTCTGGATACGTTCGTGCATGTGGCGAGCAATGTATTCGAGCATGCAGCGAATGAGCAGGAACGAGCGGTGTTTGCCATTCCCAATGTATTAAAAGAACTGGTCGCTCAAGGCAGGCTGGGGGAGAAATCGGGGCAAGGCTTCTATAAAAAGGTGAAGGGTTCCGAGGGCAGCCAGATCCTTGCGCTTGATCTGGATTCGATGGAGTATAGGCCGGTTAGGAAACCGGCTTCCGGGTCGCTGGAAGCGGCGAAGCTCGCGAAAGGCGCCAAGGCCAAGACAAAGGCGCTGCTGGCAGGCGGAGACCGTTATGCGGATTTTGCCTGGGACGTATTGAAGCAGGTGCTCCTGTATTCCGCGGAGAAGGTCGGCGAAATCGCGGACAGTATCCGCGAAATCGATGAAGCGATGAAATGGGGCTTCAATTGGGAGCTCGGTCCCTTTGAGACGTGGGATGCCGTCGGCCTGCCCCGCTCTGTCGCACGTATGGAAGCCGAAGGCTTGAGCATTCCAGCCTGGGTGAAGGATTGGCTCGCGCAAGGAAATGAGACGTTCTACAAGAAGGAAAGCGGCGTCTTATTCCAGGCTTCGGGGCTGAAATATAAGCAGGTAGACATTCCGCCGGAGAGAATTTCCCTGCGAGAGCTTAAAGAGCAGAACAAGGTCGTTAAAGCGAACAGCGGAGCGAGCCTGATCGACCTGGGTGACGGCGTGGCCTGCCTCGAGTTCCATTCGCCGAACAATGCCATTGGAGGCGACATTCTGGCGATGATCTCGCAGAGCGTAGAGGAGGTGCGGCGCAATTTTGCGGGCCTGGTCATTGCCAACCAGGGACGTAATTTCTGTGTCGGCGCAAACCTGATGCTGCTGCTGATGGAGGCCCAGGATGAAGAGTGGGATGAGATCGACGACATCATCCGCCTGTTTCAGAGCACGATGTACAATTTGAAGCGATTCGAGAAGCCTGTCGTGGCAGCTCCGCACCGAATGACACTCGGCGGCGGTGTGGAAGCGTGCATGCCTGCGGATCAGGTGATCGCCGCGGCGGAGACATACTACGGGCTGGTGGAGGCCGGCGTCGGGCTGATTCCCGCCGGCGGAGGGTGCAAGGAACTTGCGCTGCGGGCCAGCAGGCATGCGGGAGCAGACGGGGATTTGCAGCCTCAGCTCAACCGGGCCTTTGAGACGATTGGCATGGCCAAGGTGTCGAGCAGTGGACATGATGCCAAGACGCTCGGTTATCTCAAGGAGCACGATCGGGTCGTTGTCAACCCGGATTACTTGATTCATGAGGCGAAGCAGGCGGTGCTTCGGATGTCGGCCGCCGGGTATGAACCGCCGCAGGAGGAATTGATCCGCGTGGCCGGCTCGGAAGGCAAGGCAGTACTGCAAATGGGCGCGATCGGTATGAGGGAGAGCCGCTATATCAGCGACCACGATCTGCTCATCGCGAAGAAGCTGGCTCATGTGCTGGCCGGTGGAGACGTTCCGCCGGGCAGCTATGTGAGCGAGCAATTTATGCTGGACTTGGAGCGCGAGGCTTTCCTCAGCCTCTGCGGCGAACCGAAGACCCGGCAGCGGATGCAGCATATGCTGGCTACCGGCAAGCCGCTGCGCAATTAG
- a CDS encoding acetyl-CoA C-acyltransferase translates to MREAVIVAMARTAVGKAKKGSLAHVRADDLGRTVLEAVMERAPGLDKGEVEDILIGCAMPEGEQGLNFARIMALYAGFPVTVPAMTVNRFCSSGLQTIALAAERIMLGHADVIIAGGVESMSHVPMTGFKVSPNPQIVEKQPEIYMAMGHTAERVAERFGVAREDQDRFALSSHRKAAKAIASGKFRDEIVPVQVEEKTVDESGHIRSRTFVFDEDEGVRQDTTLEALSRLKPGFKLGGTVTAGNTSQMSDGAAAVVVMSKESAAAKGLTPLATFRSFALSGVEPEMMGVGPVKAIPKALALAGISQKDVAIYEINEAFASQCLHIVRELGIEEEKVNVNGGAIALGHPLGCTGTKLSISLISELRRRGGGYGVVSMCIGGGMGAASVFEVHGRKQAVSE, encoded by the coding sequence ATGAGGGAAGCGGTAATAGTAGCGATGGCGAGAACTGCTGTCGGTAAAGCGAAGAAGGGCAGCCTGGCCCATGTCCGTGCGGACGATCTCGGCCGCACCGTGCTGGAGGCGGTTATGGAACGGGCTCCTGGCCTGGATAAAGGAGAGGTCGAGGATATTCTCATCGGCTGCGCCATGCCGGAGGGGGAGCAGGGACTTAATTTTGCCCGCATTATGGCGTTATATGCCGGATTTCCGGTAACTGTTCCGGCAATGACCGTTAATCGCTTCTGCTCCTCGGGGCTGCAGACGATCGCCCTGGCGGCGGAACGCATCATGCTGGGCCATGCTGACGTAATTATCGCAGGCGGCGTGGAGAGTATGAGCCATGTGCCCATGACCGGCTTCAAGGTGTCCCCGAATCCGCAGATCGTGGAGAAGCAGCCGGAAATTTATATGGCGATGGGCCATACCGCTGAGCGTGTTGCGGAGCGGTTCGGCGTTGCGAGAGAAGACCAGGATCGTTTTGCACTAAGCTCGCACCGTAAAGCGGCAAAGGCGATCGCATCCGGGAAATTTCGAGACGAGATTGTTCCGGTGCAGGTGGAGGAGAAGACCGTGGATGAGAGCGGGCATATCCGCAGCCGGACATTCGTTTTTGACGAGGACGAAGGGGTGAGGCAGGATACGACGCTTGAGGCGCTGTCCAGGCTGAAACCGGGCTTCAAGCTCGGCGGGACGGTAACGGCTGGCAACACGTCGCAAATGAGCGATGGAGCGGCAGCGGTTGTTGTGATGAGCAAGGAGAGCGCTGCGGCGAAGGGGTTGACGCCGCTGGCGACCTTCCGCTCCTTTGCGCTGAGCGGCGTGGAACCGGAGATGATGGGTGTCGGTCCAGTCAAAGCCATTCCGAAGGCGCTGGCGCTGGCGGGCATTTCGCAGAAAGATGTTGCAATCTATGAGATCAACGAGGCGTTCGCCTCGCAATGTCTGCACATTGTCCGCGAGCTAGGGATCGAGGAGGAGAAGGTCAACGTAAACGGGGGAGCGATCGCCCTTGGTCATCCGCTTGGCTGCACGGGGACGAAGCTGTCCATCAGCCTGATTTCCGAATTGCGGCGGCGGGGCGGCGGGTATGGTGTCGTCTCGATGTGCATCGGGGGGGGGATGGGCGCAGCCAGCGTCTTCGAAGTGCATGGCAGGAAGCAGGCGGTATCCGAGTGA
- a CDS encoding acyl-CoA dehydrogenase family protein, protein MNNDTVKAADTTRESARKVLGGAFVIEDLDWRRVTTPEDFTEEHRMIAGTTEDFVAAEILPCDEEIEKLDYELTVKLLRKAGELGLLGAEVPESYGGMGLDKVSTTLINERLTKASSFALSVGAHVGIGTLPIVYFGTEAQKQKYLPLLATGEKIAAYCLTEPSSGSDALGAKTTAVLSEDGLHYVLNGTKQFITNAGFADVFIVYAKVDGKDFSTFIVERKMEGVSIGPEEKKMGIKGSSTCPLILEDVKVPADNLLWEVGKGHLIAFNILNIGRFKLAAGCVGAAKDAIQHSAQYANERSQFGRPISSFPLIGQKLAEMNVRTFVLESMVYRTAGLFDVGLSEVDHQSADVGYQSAKAIAEYQLECSINKVFGSEVLDFVADEGVQIHGGYGYIQEYPIERIYRDSRINRIFEGTNEINRLLIPGTLVKRALKGELPLMQKAMALQSELLGMTPPASFEGTLEQEAHMLAMAKKIFLMTGAGAVQKYQMKLEQEQEILSLLADMMISIYAMESALLRTLKIMETSHEAKAELPINMTTLFIHEQFGQLEGWAKELLAAMDSGDTLRTQLSVLKKLTRRTLVDLIGLKRRIAGKVIAAEKYVV, encoded by the coding sequence ATGAATAACGATACGGTCAAAGCGGCGGACACAACACGGGAATCCGCACGTAAAGTGTTAGGCGGAGCCTTCGTGATTGAGGATCTGGACTGGCGCAGAGTAACGACGCCGGAGGACTTCACGGAGGAGCACCGCATGATCGCCGGAACGACGGAGGATTTCGTGGCCGCGGAAATTTTGCCGTGCGACGAAGAGATCGAGAAGCTGGACTATGAACTCACGGTGAAGCTGCTTAGAAAAGCGGGCGAGCTCGGGCTGCTGGGCGCTGAGGTACCGGAGAGCTACGGCGGGATGGGGCTGGATAAAGTAAGCACAACGCTGATCAATGAACGGTTAACGAAGGCGTCTTCCTTCGCTCTCTCTGTCGGTGCGCACGTCGGCATCGGCACCCTTCCCATCGTATATTTCGGGACAGAAGCGCAGAAGCAGAAATATTTGCCGCTGCTCGCGACCGGGGAGAAAATCGCCGCCTATTGCCTGACGGAGCCGTCCTCGGGCTCGGATGCGCTTGGCGCCAAGACCACGGCTGTGCTGTCCGAAGACGGCTTGCATTACGTGCTGAACGGAACAAAACAATTCATCACAAATGCGGGCTTTGCCGACGTGTTCATCGTATATGCCAAAGTTGACGGTAAAGACTTCAGCACATTTATCGTCGAACGCAAAATGGAGGGCGTCAGCATCGGGCCTGAGGAGAAGAAGATGGGGATTAAGGGCTCCTCGACCTGCCCGCTCATTCTGGAGGACGTGAAGGTGCCTGCCGATAACCTGCTCTGGGAGGTTGGCAAAGGCCACCTGATTGCCTTCAACATTCTGAACATCGGCCGGTTCAAACTGGCTGCCGGCTGCGTCGGCGCAGCGAAGGACGCGATCCAGCACTCAGCCCAATATGCCAACGAACGCTCGCAGTTCGGCCGTCCGATCAGCTCTTTTCCGCTTATTGGCCAGAAGCTGGCGGAGATGAACGTCCGCACCTTCGTGCTGGAAAGCATGGTGTATCGAACGGCTGGACTATTCGACGTCGGCCTCTCCGAGGTGGATCATCAAAGTGCGGATGTCGGCTACCAGTCGGCCAAAGCGATCGCCGAATATCAGCTGGAGTGCTCGATCAATAAGGTGTTCGGTTCCGAGGTGCTGGACTTCGTCGCCGACGAGGGCGTTCAGATCCACGGCGGCTATGGCTATATCCAGGAATATCCGATCGAACGGATATACCGTGACTCGCGGATTAACCGCATATTCGAAGGGACAAACGAAATTAATCGATTGCTCATTCCGGGAACGCTTGTCAAGCGGGCACTGAAGGGCGAGCTCCCTCTAATGCAGAAGGCGATGGCGCTGCAGTCGGAGCTGCTCGGCATGACGCCGCCTGCTTCCTTTGAAGGGACATTGGAGCAGGAAGCCCATATGCTGGCCATGGCCAAGAAGATATTCCTGATGACCGGTGCGGGCGCGGTGCAGAAGTACCAAATGAAGCTGGAGCAGGAGCAGGAAATCCTGAGTCTGCTTGCCGATATGATGATTTCGATTTATGCGATGGAAAGCGCGCTGCTGCGAACCCTCAAAATTATGGAGACGTCCCATGAGGCGAAGGCGGAGCTCCCGATCAACATGACAACGTTGTTTATTCATGAGCAGTTCGGGCAGCTGGAAGGATGGGCGAAGGAGCTGCTGGCGGCGATGGATTCGGGGGATACGCTGCGGACGCAGTTGTCCGTGCTCAAGAAGCTGACGCGCAGAACGCTGGTCGACCTGATAGGCTTGAAGCGGCGAATTGCCGGAAAAGTCATCGCTGCCGAGAAATACGTTGTGTAA
- a CDS encoding long-chain-fatty-acid--CoA ligase — MSNKPWLRHYPAEVPPTFEYPAHNLAKFLVDSAAGHPEKIALEFMGAKISYGTLLDHCYRFANALLKLGVGKGERIAVMLPNCPQSVIAYYGTLLMGGIVVMTNPLYMPRELEHQLKDADVRLIVTLDALVARVKKAIGVGGDGLDYILVTSVKDYLPFPKNVLYPIKAKKDGMYVKIDYDRRVLSLKELIKGASPEPCEASVDGEKDLALIQYTGGTTGFAKGVMLTHANLVANTLQTHLWFYRGREAEEKYLAALPFFHVFGMTVLLNKAVYMAGTLILMPRFEVDQILKAIDRQRPTVFPGAPTMYVAIINHPDVRKYDLSSINVCISGAAPLPLEVQTRFEALTGGKLIEGYGLTEASPVTHANNIWEKRKSGSIGIPLPDTEARIVVPDTLEDVKPGEIGELAVRGPQVMKGYWNRPEDTYKTLKEGWLLTGDLGRMDEEGFFYILDRRKDLIIAGGYNIYPREIEEVLFEHPDVIEAIVAGVFDPYRGETVKAYVVLRSGAVPDEASLKQWCKEKLAAYKVPKIYEFRDSLPKTLAGKVLRRKLVEEENEKPQ; from the coding sequence ATGTCAAACAAACCTTGGTTGAGACATTATCCCGCTGAAGTACCACCGACCTTTGAATATCCCGCACATAATCTGGCAAAGTTTCTGGTAGATTCCGCAGCAGGTCATCCGGAGAAAATCGCTCTTGAATTTATGGGCGCCAAAATAAGCTACGGCACACTGCTTGATCACTGCTATCGTTTTGCCAATGCACTGTTGAAGCTGGGCGTTGGGAAAGGGGAGAGGATCGCGGTCATGCTGCCCAATTGCCCCCAGTCCGTAATCGCTTATTACGGGACGCTGCTGATGGGCGGGATCGTCGTCATGACGAACCCGCTCTATATGCCCCGGGAGCTGGAGCATCAGCTTAAGGATGCCGACGTGCGCTTGATCGTCACCTTGGATGCGCTCGTCGCTCGCGTTAAGAAAGCAATTGGCGTGGGTGGAGACGGCTTGGACTATATCCTCGTCACCTCGGTGAAGGATTATTTGCCTTTTCCCAAAAACGTGCTGTATCCCATCAAGGCCAAAAAGGACGGCATGTACGTGAAGATAGACTACGACCGCAGGGTGCTTTCTTTAAAAGAACTAATCAAGGGAGCCTCACCAGAGCCTTGCGAGGCTTCGGTGGACGGCGAAAAGGATCTGGCGCTAATACAATATACGGGAGGGACGACAGGCTTCGCGAAAGGCGTGATGCTGACGCATGCCAACTTAGTGGCGAATACGCTGCAGACACATCTGTGGTTTTACCGCGGCCGAGAGGCAGAGGAGAAATATTTGGCGGCGCTTCCGTTTTTTCATGTGTTCGGCATGACAGTGCTTCTGAATAAAGCGGTGTATATGGCCGGAACGCTGATCCTGATGCCGAGGTTCGAGGTAGATCAGATTTTGAAGGCGATTGATCGGCAGAGGCCGACCGTATTCCCCGGGGCGCCAACGATGTATGTGGCGATCATCAACCATCCGGATGTCCGGAAATACGATTTATCCTCCATCAATGTATGTATCAGCGGTGCCGCGCCGCTTCCGCTTGAGGTTCAGACCCGGTTCGAGGCATTGACGGGAGGCAAGCTGATCGAAGGGTATGGCTTGACAGAGGCGTCTCCCGTGACGCATGCCAACAACATTTGGGAGAAGCGCAAGAGCGGTTCCATCGGCATCCCCTTGCCCGATACGGAAGCCCGCATCGTAGTTCCGGATACGCTGGAGGATGTGAAGCCTGGCGAAATCGGCGAGTTGGCCGTGCGTGGCCCCCAGGTCATGAAAGGCTACTGGAACAGGCCGGAAGATACGTATAAAACGCTAAAAGAAGGCTGGCTGCTGACCGGGGATTTGGGGCGCATGGACGAGGAGGGATTTTTCTACATTCTCGATCGGCGCAAGGACTTGATTATTGCGGGCGGCTACAATATATATCCCCGGGAGATCGAGGAGGTGCTCTTCGAGCATCCCGACGTAATCGAGGCGATCGTCGCCGGCGTGTTCGACCCTTATCGCGGAGAGACGGTGAAAGCATACGTAGTCCTGCGCAGCGGAGCGGTGCCTGACGAAGCGTCGCTGAAGCAATGGTGCAAAGAGAAGCTCGCTGCCTATAAAGTGCCCAAAATTTACGAGTTCCGCGACAGTCTGCCAAAGACGCTTGCTGGCAAGGTGCTGCGCCGCAAACTGGTTGAGGAAGAGAACGAGAAGCCGCAATGA
- a CDS encoding PaaI family thioesterase, which yields MNADTEDKDALQRNIEKWNAMAQNTFWDYLGCEIAEIHEGKVIVTLDIQPHHLNLIGIVHGGVYATLVDSAMGLTAMLARPHDSIVTTNLSMNYVAKAEQGRIVVTAEIVHSSRKSISTQAYARLENGELCAFGSGTFRVINGTG from the coding sequence ATGAATGCAGATACAGAAGACAAGGACGCTTTGCAGCGTAATATTGAGAAATGGAATGCCATGGCCCAGAATACGTTTTGGGATTACTTGGGCTGCGAAATCGCGGAGATTCACGAAGGAAAAGTCATCGTGACGCTGGACATTCAGCCCCATCATCTGAACCTCATCGGCATCGTCCACGGCGGAGTATATGCCACGCTTGTCGATTCGGCGATGGGACTGACCGCTATGCTTGCGCGCCCTCATGACAGCATCGTGACAACCAATCTCAGCATGAACTATGTAGCGAAGGCCGAACAGGGACGTATCGTCGTTACCGCTGAAATCGTACACAGTTCCCGCAAATCCATTTCGACCCAGGCTTATGCCCGGCTGGAAAACGGAGAGCTTTGCGCCTTCGGCAGCGGGACGTTTCGCGTCATTAACGGAACAGGGTAA